One part of the Bdellovibrio sp. KM01 genome encodes these proteins:
- a CDS encoding outer membrane beta-barrel protein has translation MNKVSYYFAALILGFTMSAQAQSGARTKFTPSYAQDEVQAANEMSSETTMSQRMEVLAPRTIPNPWVTLEPTVGYISSTFNGIEGIGGASVDFAERMQTGVGVLIGRGMWQFETGLLYSTRGGKLTNLTETTSYGTRTANWDVKVNYFDIPLVARLSLMHSSRSHFFFRGGLVVGILDKAWASGEQTSVSAYGVSSQSLYQDGDDFFNSTDIRGVLGAGYDWKFSRRVGLVAQAEVQQSVSKVNTDNFLSGKDVYNMGAGVSLGLTFKL, from the coding sequence ATGAATAAGGTTTCTTATTATTTCGCAGCACTTATTTTGGGTTTCACGATGTCGGCTCAGGCGCAATCTGGAGCTCGCACGAAATTCACTCCTTCTTACGCACAGGACGAAGTCCAAGCTGCAAATGAAATGTCGTCCGAAACGACAATGTCTCAACGTATGGAGGTTTTAGCGCCACGTACGATTCCAAATCCTTGGGTTACTCTTGAACCAACAGTTGGTTATATCAGTTCCACATTTAATGGTATCGAAGGTATCGGTGGCGCTTCTGTTGATTTTGCGGAGCGTATGCAAACGGGTGTTGGAGTTTTAATTGGTCGCGGTATGTGGCAATTTGAAACGGGTTTGTTGTATTCCACTCGTGGTGGAAAATTGACAAACCTGACGGAAACAACTTCTTACGGTACTAGAACAGCAAACTGGGATGTTAAAGTTAACTATTTCGATATTCCGTTAGTAGCGCGTTTGTCTTTAATGCATTCTTCCAGATCCCACTTCTTTTTCCGCGGCGGACTTGTTGTTGGTATTTTGGATAAGGCCTGGGCAAGTGGTGAGCAGACTTCGGTGTCCGCCTATGGAGTTTCAAGCCAATCTCTTTATCAGGACGGCGATGACTTTTTTAACTCTACAGATATTCGTGGCGTTTTGGGTGCGGGTTACGACTGGAAGTTTTCTCGTCGTGTAGGTTTGGTGGCCCAAGCTGAAGTTCAACAAAGCGTATCGAAAGTAAATACAGATAATTTTTTGTCTGGCAAAGACGTCTACAACATGGGCGCCGGCGTAAGCCTGGGATTAACTTTCAAACTCTAA
- the hpt gene encoding hypoxanthine phosphoribosyltransferase, with amino-acid sequence MTNLTLKPYISEEKIQLKVKELGEILTKQFKNEKVIAICVLKGSFMFYSDLIRSINADITCEFFGVASYHGGTSSSGEVKVTLDLASPIENQHVILVEDIVDTGLTMNYLKNSIMSRKPKSLTTIALLEKPDALKVKCDVDHVGFKIPNDFVVGYGLDYQGYYRNLPYIAQVQNFQ; translated from the coding sequence ATGACGAATTTAACTTTGAAGCCTTATATCTCTGAAGAAAAAATCCAACTCAAAGTTAAAGAGCTGGGCGAAATCTTGACGAAACAATTCAAAAACGAAAAGGTCATCGCGATCTGCGTCTTGAAGGGTTCGTTCATGTTCTACTCTGACCTGATCAGATCTATCAATGCTGACATCACTTGCGAATTCTTTGGTGTGGCTTCTTACCACGGTGGCACTTCTTCTTCTGGCGAAGTGAAAGTGACTTTGGATTTGGCCAGCCCCATCGAAAACCAACACGTGATCCTGGTGGAAGACATCGTTGATACGGGTCTTACAATGAACTACTTGAAAAACTCTATCATGTCTCGCAAACCTAAATCTTTGACGACTATCGCATTGCTTGAAAAACCAGACGCTTTGAAAGTTAAATGTGACGTTGACCACGTTGGTTTCAAGATCCCGAACGACTTCGTTGTTGGTTATGGTTTGGACTACCAAGGTTACTACCGCAATCTTCCCTACATCGCGCAAGTTCAAAACTTCCAATAA
- a CDS encoding uracil phosphoribosyltransferase: MAQFQQELEHHYGPRVHLIDSPFLSGLLAKACSPDCFQPEINRIVEVLYTHLISITVNNEFDREAFTQPTRMTEAHPDKLLHGHRIAQPQKAVSVNLARAGTYPSHICYNFLHFALPAKNVRQDHIFSARMTDSKHTVTGAEFGGMKIGGDVKDACVILPDPMGATGNTMIHAINHYKQHIEGPAKKFIALNLIITPEYLKNLLGSHPEVVIYALRLDRGLSPQAVLDAKPGQFWDQERGLNDHQYIVPGGGGFGEIMNNSFV, translated from the coding sequence ATGGCTCAATTTCAACAAGAATTAGAACACCATTACGGTCCCCGCGTTCACTTGATCGACAGCCCGTTTTTAAGTGGCTTGTTGGCTAAAGCCTGCTCCCCGGATTGCTTTCAACCTGAAATCAATCGCATCGTGGAAGTCCTTTACACTCATTTGATTTCAATCACGGTAAATAACGAATTTGATCGCGAAGCATTCACTCAGCCCACACGTATGACAGAAGCTCATCCCGATAAGCTGTTGCACGGACACCGAATTGCTCAACCCCAAAAGGCTGTCAGTGTGAACCTGGCCCGCGCAGGAACTTACCCAAGCCATATCTGTTATAACTTTCTGCATTTCGCCCTACCGGCTAAAAATGTTCGCCAAGACCACATCTTTTCAGCCCGCATGACAGACAGCAAACACACCGTGACGGGAGCTGAATTTGGCGGCATGAAGATCGGTGGCGACGTGAAGGATGCCTGCGTGATTCTGCCAGATCCAATGGGCGCCACGGGCAATACGATGATCCATGCCATTAATCACTATAAGCAGCACATTGAAGGCCCGGCTAAAAAATTTATCGCCTTAAACCTGATCATAACCCCTGAGTACTTGAAGAATTTGTTAGGATCTCATCCAGAGGTCGTAATCTATGCCTTAAGACTTGACCGTGGCCTATCCCCTCAGGCAGTTTTAGATGCAAAACCGGGCCAATTCTGGGATCAGGAGCGCGGCCTGAACGATCATCAATACATCGTTCCTGGCGGCGGTGGTTTCGGCGAGATCATGAATAATTCATTTGTTTAG
- the rsmH gene encoding 16S rRNA (cytosine(1402)-N(4))-methyltransferase RsmH has product MKKYKPGTGEKIERTEEIIPPKVELPVEFSPEHYPVMLQEVLAAFYPYRGKKDVSYFDGTFGRGGHYMAVKYTVPAMKATVMDQDLAAVKYGNERFKTEVENGALRIIHGNFSQFSDHNLKNFDMMLLDLGVSSPQLDQAERGFSFYHDGPLDMRMNQQQGLTAEVLVNTATEEDLIRIFKEYGEVYRPSRVVRAIVNDRKTKAFQTTAQLAGLIERVDGWQVKGHHPATKYFMALRLAVNSELEVVGETIPQMIQALKPGGRLAVITFHSLEDRIVKNIFRDSEEFGRSVYKKVVVPSQEELDLNSRSRSAKLRVFERSAQDEQGKL; this is encoded by the coding sequence ATGAAAAAATATAAGCCCGGCACCGGTGAAAAAATCGAACGTACAGAGGAAATCATCCCGCCAAAGGTCGAGCTTCCTGTCGAGTTTTCCCCTGAACATTACCCGGTAATGTTGCAAGAAGTGCTTGCGGCTTTCTATCCGTACAGAGGGAAAAAAGACGTTTCTTATTTTGATGGAACTTTCGGTCGCGGCGGTCACTACATGGCCGTGAAATATACCGTTCCCGCGATGAAGGCCACAGTCATGGACCAAGATCTAGCTGCCGTGAAATACGGAAATGAACGATTCAAGACTGAAGTCGAGAACGGTGCACTTCGCATAATCCATGGAAATTTCTCGCAATTTTCAGATCACAATCTGAAAAACTTTGATATGATGCTCTTAGATCTAGGTGTGAGCTCACCGCAGTTAGACCAGGCCGAACGAGGCTTTAGTTTTTACCACGATGGTCCACTAGATATGCGAATGAATCAGCAGCAAGGTTTGACGGCTGAGGTGCTTGTGAATACGGCAACAGAGGAAGATCTCATTCGAATCTTTAAAGAGTACGGCGAAGTTTATCGCCCCTCTCGCGTTGTCCGTGCGATCGTGAATGATCGCAAAACAAAAGCATTTCAAACAACCGCACAACTTGCAGGTTTGATCGAACGTGTGGATGGTTGGCAGGTAAAAGGCCATCATCCAGCGACGAAGTACTTTATGGCTTTGCGTTTAGCAGTGAATTCAGAGCTGGAAGTTGTCGGCGAAACGATTCCTCAAATGATCCAGGCATTGAAGCCCGGTGGTCGTTTGGCGGTGATCACGTTCCATTCGTTAGAAGATAGAATTGTTAAAAACATCTTCCGTGATTCTGAAGAATTCGGCAGATCTGTTTATAAAAAAGTAGTCGTTCCATCTCAGGAAGAGCTGGATTTGAACTCTCGATCGCGTTCGGCGAAGTTGAGAGTTTTCGAGAGGAGTGCTCAGGATGAGCAAGGAAAACTTTAG
- a CDS encoding histidine kinase: protein MSKENFRQLKPFFSILLVIFTLFSIVFLQMEERRMGYVVLKLTRQHKKVLEEKRTKEISLAKITRPQLLDHVAQQKFTLKKVQANQIIHLTDVADIPVAKAIDKKIAKKDL from the coding sequence ATGAGCAAGGAAAACTTTAGACAACTGAAACCATTTTTTAGCATCCTTTTAGTCATCTTTACTTTGTTTTCTATCGTCTTCCTGCAAATGGAAGAACGTCGCATGGGCTATGTGGTTTTGAAGCTCACTCGCCAGCACAAAAAAGTTTTGGAAGAAAAGCGCACCAAAGAAATTTCTTTGGCGAAGATCACGCGTCCACAACTGTTGGATCACGTGGCTCAGCAAAAATTCACGCTTAAAAAAGTTCAGGCGAATCAAATCATCCATTTGACGGATGTGGCAGATATTCCTGTAGCCAAAGCGATTGATAAGAAAATTGCGAAAAAGGATCTGTAG
- a CDS encoding penicillin-binding transpeptidase domain-containing protein, with product MKSRIVFIFIGIIGLWSLLMMRAAYLQFLPNDRLNSLQNRQFQTKVTLQARRGAIVDRNGRDLAMSATAYSLYADPKIIDNRKAAAKKLSKVLGQSYESVYAKIKDGNKRFVWIQRMLEQDKADEIKKFDIRGLSFVEEWRRVYPNETLLAQTLGFLGIEGQGLEGLELGYDQSLRGNQKKVMVKRDARGRPLINDGLMFIENPDGNELRLTVDSELQYALESELANAVQTFDADHAVGVVLDAKTSAVVALASAPTFDLNKAQKASADFRRNKTVTDAFEPGSTLKTLVIASALREGALQPNTKFFCENGAFRVGDKVIKEAEAHEKFGDITAAEILAVSSNIGTTKIAFKLGQDKLRQGLLDFGLGQKLGVDLPGEARGIVQSLPWKPISLSNISFGHGIATTPIQMANAYAAIANGGVLNTPYIVQSVRDSETGELTETKVKPIRRVLTPEQAAQMRAMLLGVTTLKIGSGANARVDGFLVAGKTGTAQKVNPNGRGYLKGAYVSSFAGFIPANDPKFVIYVAVDSPRKSYYGAKVAAPVFSRIASYAVRKEGIAPLPGTLAETNSKNLNSIKTAMGQKAALEKLAREIATESKEPAKPEAKAEPAIVTAQELDKAAEVKTGETVPNLMKLTTREVLRQVSGQNLKVKFVGSGSLVSEMIPAAGSTLPEDKNITVILK from the coding sequence TTGAAATCACGTATTGTTTTTATCTTTATCGGTATTATCGGTTTGTGGTCGTTGCTGATGATGAGAGCGGCGTACTTGCAGTTCTTGCCGAATGATCGTTTGAATTCCCTGCAAAATCGTCAGTTCCAAACCAAAGTAACCTTGCAAGCCCGCCGTGGTGCGATCGTGGATCGCAATGGCCGTGATCTTGCGATGTCAGCAACAGCTTACTCTTTGTATGCCGATCCTAAAATTATCGATAACCGTAAAGCGGCTGCGAAAAAGCTTTCTAAAGTTTTGGGTCAGTCTTATGAATCCGTTTACGCGAAAATCAAAGATGGCAACAAACGCTTCGTCTGGATTCAACGCATGCTTGAACAAGACAAAGCCGATGAAATCAAAAAGTTTGATATCCGTGGTCTTTCTTTCGTTGAAGAATGGCGCCGTGTTTATCCAAACGAAACTTTGCTAGCACAAACTTTGGGCTTCCTGGGCATTGAAGGTCAGGGGCTTGAAGGTTTGGAACTGGGTTACGATCAGTCTCTTCGTGGCAATCAAAAGAAAGTCATGGTTAAAAGAGACGCTCGTGGCCGTCCGTTGATTAATGACGGTTTGATGTTCATCGAAAACCCAGACGGTAACGAACTTCGTCTGACTGTGGATTCTGAACTGCAGTACGCTTTGGAATCTGAATTGGCGAATGCGGTGCAAACTTTCGATGCAGATCACGCGGTCGGTGTGGTTCTGGATGCGAAAACCTCTGCCGTGGTTGCTTTAGCATCTGCTCCAACTTTCGATTTGAATAAAGCGCAAAAGGCTTCTGCAGATTTCCGTCGTAATAAAACAGTGACGGATGCTTTCGAGCCTGGTTCCACTTTGAAAACCCTGGTGATTGCATCAGCACTTCGCGAAGGAGCTTTGCAACCAAATACAAAGTTCTTCTGTGAAAATGGTGCTTTCCGGGTTGGCGACAAAGTGATCAAGGAAGCGGAAGCTCACGAGAAGTTCGGCGATATCACAGCGGCTGAGATCTTAGCGGTGTCTTCAAATATCGGAACAACTAAGATCGCTTTCAAATTGGGTCAGGATAAACTTCGTCAGGGTCTTTTGGATTTCGGTTTGGGGCAAAAATTGGGAGTAGACCTTCCAGGTGAGGCCCGCGGTATCGTCCAAAGTCTTCCATGGAAACCTATTTCTTTAAGTAATATCTCTTTCGGTCACGGTATTGCGACGACACCGATTCAAATGGCAAATGCGTATGCCGCCATTGCAAACGGTGGGGTTCTAAATACTCCATATATCGTTCAATCCGTTCGCGATTCTGAAACGGGCGAATTGACGGAAACGAAAGTAAAACCCATCCGTCGAGTTCTAACTCCCGAGCAAGCAGCGCAAATGCGTGCGATGCTTCTGGGTGTCACGACTTTAAAAATCGGTTCCGGTGCCAATGCCCGAGTTGATGGTTTCCTGGTTGCGGGTAAAACAGGAACGGCGCAAAAAGTAAATCCGAACGGACGTGGTTATCTTAAAGGTGCTTACGTTTCTAGTTTCGCAGGTTTCATCCCGGCGAACGATCCCAAATTTGTGATTTATGTGGCAGTTGATTCTCCTCGTAAGTCTTATTACGGAGCGAAAGTGGCAGCTCCGGTGTTCTCAAGAATTGCCTCCTATGCTGTTCGTAAAGAAGGGATCGCGCCACTTCCAGGAACTTTGGCAGAAACAAACAGCAAGAATTTGAATTCCATCAAAACAGCGATGGGTCAAAAAGCGGCTTTGGAAAAATTGGCGCGTGAAATTGCTACTGAATCTAAAGAGCCGGCAAAACCAGAGGCGAAAGCAGAACCTGCAATCGTGACGGCACAGGAGCTGGATAAAGCTGCGGAAGTAAAAACCGGAGAAACGGTTCCGAACTTGATGAAGTTAACGACTCGCGAAGTTCTTCGCCAAGTAAGTGGACAGAATCTGAAAGTCAAATTTGTCGGATCGGGAAGTTTGGTAAGCGAAATGATTCCAGCAGCTGGATCGACCTTGCCGGAAGATAAAAATATCACTGTCATACTTAAATAG
- a CDS encoding barstar family protein, which produces MKKLMVLASALLLNLVATQANAGIYNVPVDKTVEREGLLGATVFESNYKIAVLIQGRDIKSLKQLHAVIADGLRLPKTYGANLDALYDVLTDPSVISKNWDITIIGAKDLIENLGEVKVQAIVDTLNDAQKENPVNTFMYWM; this is translated from the coding sequence ATGAAAAAGTTGATGGTTCTAGCTTCCGCTCTTCTTTTGAATCTGGTCGCGACTCAGGCAAACGCAGGTATTTACAATGTTCCTGTTGATAAAACAGTTGAACGCGAAGGTCTTCTTGGGGCCACTGTGTTTGAATCAAACTATAAGATTGCGGTTTTAATCCAAGGTCGCGACATTAAGTCCTTGAAGCAACTCCACGCTGTCATCGCTGACGGTTTAAGACTTCCAAAAACATACGGTGCAAACCTTGATGCACTTTATGACGTTTTGACAGATCCATCTGTGATCTCTAAAAACTGGGACATCACGATCATCGGCGCAAAAGATTTGATTGAAAACCTAGGTGAAGTAAAAGTCCAGGCGATCGTCGACACCTTGAACGACGCTCAAAAAGAAAACCCAGTAAATACATTTATGTACTGGATGTAG
- a CDS encoding alpha/beta hydrolase: protein MGSVYYAQAMRQLGKIHCQEINQDDNAPWIIFFHGYGADANDLFSLGQMIPTKQTYNWLFPNGILEVPIGPAWTGRAWWPIDMMEIQRAQETGVPRDFSGEIPKGFEKARDMAMEMIRQLRVPWNQIILGGFSQGAMLATDLYLRASETPRGLVIMSGTLVAQDEWKPLVANRSGQKFFQSHGQMDQVLGFKQAQKLETLLTQNGMKGSLLGFRGGHEIPGQVLQGIGQYINSL, encoded by the coding sequence ATGGGATCAGTATATTATGCTCAAGCTATGAGACAACTCGGAAAAATACATTGCCAAGAAATTAATCAAGACGATAACGCACCCTGGATCATCTTCTTCCATGGTTATGGCGCAGATGCCAATGACTTGTTCTCTTTAGGACAGATGATTCCAACGAAACAAACGTACAATTGGCTTTTTCCGAATGGAATTCTGGAAGTACCTATTGGCCCCGCATGGACAGGTCGCGCTTGGTGGCCGATTGATATGATGGAAATTCAACGCGCTCAGGAAACTGGTGTCCCCCGAGATTTCAGCGGTGAAATACCGAAAGGTTTCGAGAAAGCCCGCGACATGGCCATGGAGATGATCCGCCAACTCCGCGTCCCTTGGAATCAAATCATTTTGGGCGGCTTCAGCCAGGGAGCGATGCTAGCGACTGATTTGTACCTGCGCGCTTCTGAAACTCCCCGTGGCCTGGTTATCATGTCGGGCACTTTGGTTGCCCAAGATGAGTGGAAACCACTGGTCGCAAATCGCTCTGGCCAGAAGTTCTTCCAAAGCCATGGTCAAATGGATCAGGTTTTGGGCTTTAAGCAGGCACAAAAACTTGAGACCCTGCTTACTCAAAACGGCATGAAGGGCTCCTTGCTTGGTTTCCGGGGTGGCCACGAGATTCCAGGCCAAGTCCTTCAAGGTATTGGCCAATACATCAATTCCTTATAG
- a CDS encoding UDP-N-acetylmuramoyl-L-alanyl-D-glutamate--2,6-diaminopimelate ligase, whose product MKLQHLFSTIPGIAGHVLPDIEVSGIFNDARKVIADGLFVAIRGVKVDGHSFIPDAINNGASVLVVEDPNQVPNNFKGFVLRVENTREALDVLASHYHGDPAEEMFCVGVTGTNGKTSVTYMVEAIFNHSQNPTGVIGTVNHHLLDKVWPSDMTTPDPINLQKRLREFKDAGAKAVAMEVSSHALDQHRVDSVPFNTVIFTNLTRDHLDYHETMEKYFESKQRLFTDLLWKTEKLPCFAIINIDDKYGRRMHVADPAVLWTYGADKSADLSFKIKTMDFALTVFDLKTPVGVTEVELPMSGTHNVMNAVAAIGAGLSAGIPLDVCKAAIASFTGVPGRLQAVPNNKNLSVFVDYAHSPDALENVLTALTKVRESLKSNAKIWTIFGCGGDRDKGKRPLMAEMALKFSDAVVVTSDNPRTEEPQSIIEDILKGVNAQDKNRVIVLADRKEAIHATIRRAQEGDVILIAGKGHEDYQIIGSTKFPFSDVQVAEQALQGRV is encoded by the coding sequence ATGAAACTACAGCATCTTTTTTCAACAATTCCAGGAATCGCCGGCCATGTTTTGCCAGACATCGAAGTCTCTGGGATTTTCAATGATGCGCGTAAGGTGATTGCTGACGGACTTTTCGTTGCCATTCGTGGTGTCAAAGTCGACGGCCACAGTTTCATTCCTGACGCTATCAACAACGGTGCTTCTGTTTTGGTGGTCGAAGATCCCAATCAAGTTCCCAATAACTTTAAAGGTTTCGTTTTGCGCGTGGAAAACACTCGCGAAGCCCTTGATGTTTTAGCCAGCCACTATCACGGTGACCCTGCAGAGGAAATGTTCTGCGTGGGTGTGACGGGTACGAACGGTAAAACTTCAGTGACCTATATGGTTGAGGCGATTTTTAATCACTCGCAAAACCCAACCGGTGTTATCGGAACTGTGAACCATCACTTGCTGGATAAAGTTTGGCCGTCAGATATGACAACGCCAGATCCAATCAATCTGCAAAAACGTCTGCGTGAATTCAAAGACGCTGGTGCCAAGGCTGTGGCCATGGAAGTTTCCTCGCATGCGTTGGATCAGCACCGCGTGGACAGTGTCCCGTTCAATACAGTGATCTTTACGAATCTGACCCGTGATCATTTGGATTATCACGAAACGATGGAAAAATATTTCGAGTCAAAACAGCGTCTGTTCACAGACCTGTTGTGGAAGACTGAAAAGCTGCCATGTTTTGCGATCATCAATATCGATGATAAATACGGCCGTCGCATGCACGTGGCAGACCCTGCAGTTCTTTGGACATACGGTGCTGATAAGTCCGCGGACCTTAGTTTCAAAATCAAAACTATGGATTTTGCATTGACGGTGTTTGATTTAAAAACTCCCGTGGGAGTTACTGAGGTGGAGTTACCAATGTCAGGTACTCACAATGTGATGAATGCTGTGGCAGCGATTGGTGCCGGTCTATCGGCAGGAATCCCATTGGATGTTTGTAAAGCCGCGATTGCGAGCTTTACAGGGGTCCCCGGAAGATTGCAGGCGGTACCAAATAATAAAAACCTTTCTGTCTTTGTGGACTATGCCCACTCGCCAGACGCTTTGGAAAACGTTCTGACGGCATTGACGAAGGTGCGTGAAAGTCTCAAGTCCAATGCCAAGATCTGGACGATCTTTGGTTGTGGTGGAGACCGCGATAAAGGCAAGCGTCCCTTGATGGCGGAGATGGCTTTGAAGTTCTCTGATGCCGTGGTGGTCACTTCCGACAATCCACGCACCGAGGAGCCGCAATCTATTATCGAAGATATTTTAAAGGGCGTGAATGCCCAGGATAAGAACCGTGTGATCGTTTTGGCGGACCGCAAGGAAGCCATTCATGCGACGATCCGCAGAGCCCAAGAGGGCGATGTGATTTTGATCGCAGGTAAAGGTCACGAAGACTATCAGATTATTGGAAGCACGAAGTTTCCATTCAGTGATGTGCAGGTCGCCGAACAGGCGCTGCAGGGGAGAGTGTAA
- the murF gene encoding UDP-N-acetylmuramoyl-tripeptide--D-alanyl-D-alanine ligase, with the protein MRAMDVQTVIKATNAQVISQHSDAFTGIGTDTRADLKGQMFIALKGEAFDAHEFLDKAVTQGATVLLVHEVNEQVNDLKNKVTVLKVPDTLKALQQLGNWARHQSQGTIVAITGSNGKTTTKEFTAALIGTAKNVHYNKGSFNNHWGVPFTLLQLDPKKEVAVIEMGMNHAGEITELVQIAEPDVVVCTMVGRAHMEFFGTIEKVAEAKEEIYNAAKKNAIRIYNLDNEQTHNMFVRGHDKFPQDKVITFSSEDPHADVHLMIASMNMSQLVLKGSIKGVQGTATVQVFGAQNLTNLMAAAALGLSVGMTPEQIWMGLPACKTNWGRNQLVHLKSGAQMIFDAYNANPDSMKALLENVQLLTVSGRKVGVFGQMREMGSASAQLHEELGERVGKAGFEKVYFVGEDFDAFTKGLQKAQFSKESLIQKDFTENAGKDLATFLHSGDIAVVKASRGTKLERFVYPCEPLDFSEKS; encoded by the coding sequence ATGAGAGCCATGGATGTGCAAACCGTCATCAAAGCTACTAATGCGCAAGTGATCAGCCAGCACAGTGACGCGTTCACAGGAATAGGTACCGATACCCGCGCAGATCTTAAGGGGCAAATGTTTATCGCTCTTAAAGGGGAAGCGTTTGATGCCCACGAGTTCCTGGATAAAGCTGTTACCCAAGGTGCCACTGTCCTGTTGGTTCATGAAGTTAACGAGCAAGTGAATGATTTGAAAAATAAAGTCACTGTTTTAAAAGTTCCTGACACTTTGAAGGCCCTGCAACAGCTGGGTAACTGGGCTCGTCATCAATCTCAAGGCACTATCGTTGCCATCACGGGCTCCAATGGTAAAACCACGACCAAAGAATTTACGGCCGCGTTGATTGGCACAGCCAAAAATGTTCACTACAACAAAGGCAGCTTTAACAATCACTGGGGAGTGCCATTCACTCTGCTGCAATTGGATCCTAAAAAAGAAGTGGCTGTGATTGAAATGGGTATGAATCACGCCGGTGAAATCACCGAACTCGTTCAAATCGCAGAACCTGATGTTGTGGTTTGTACAATGGTGGGACGCGCGCACATGGAATTCTTTGGCACGATCGAAAAAGTCGCTGAAGCTAAAGAGGAAATCTATAACGCTGCTAAGAAAAATGCGATCCGGATCTACAATTTGGACAATGAACAAACACATAATATGTTTGTCCGTGGCCACGACAAATTCCCGCAGGATAAAGTCATCACTTTCTCTAGCGAAGATCCCCATGCTGACGTGCATTTGATGATTGCTTCCATGAACATGAGCCAATTGGTTCTAAAAGGCAGCATCAAAGGTGTTCAAGGGACTGCGACTGTGCAGGTCTTTGGCGCACAAAATTTGACGAATTTGATGGCGGCAGCAGCCCTGGGGCTTTCTGTAGGTATGACTCCGGAGCAGATCTGGATGGGGCTGCCAGCTTGTAAGACAAACTGGGGTCGTAACCAGCTGGTTCACCTTAAATCCGGTGCTCAAATGATCTTTGATGCCTATAATGCCAACCCCGATAGTATGAAAGCTTTACTGGAAAATGTGCAATTGTTAACAGTAAGCGGACGGAAAGTTGGGGTCTTTGGGCAGATGAGAGAAATGGGTTCGGCCTCCGCACAATTGCATGAGGAATTGGGCGAGCGCGTGGGCAAAGCCGGCTTTGAAAAAGTTTACTTCGTTGGCGAAGATTTCGACGCGTTTACTAAGGGTCTGCAAAAGGCTCAATTTTCTAAGGAAAGTCTGATCCAAAAAGATTTTACAGAAAACGCTGGCAAAGATTTAGCCACTTTCCTTCACAGTGGCGACATTGCCGTCGTAAAGGCCTCTCGTGGCACGAAGCTTGAGCGCTTCGTTTACCCGTGCGAGCCCCTGGATTTTTCAGAAAAATCGTAG
- a CDS encoding SRPBCC domain-containing protein translates to MSGSKFIPPRKSGEESDSQEINITITVKATAAEIWRALTDTDDLENWWGDDVTLEPKVGGKFREAWEDDEGNEQLASGKVLSLVPNKSITFTWREKTWDAKASTECCYVIEDKGKTRTLTVTHKGWEVFPDKLSAKLQKDFQLGWKYHMQELKAYLDDEG, encoded by the coding sequence ATGTCTGGATCGAAATTCATTCCTCCTCGCAAAAGCGGGGAGGAGTCTGACTCTCAGGAAATCAATATCACTATTACGGTGAAGGCCACGGCAGCAGAAATCTGGCGCGCGCTGACTGATACTGACGATCTGGAAAATTGGTGGGGTGACGATGTCACCCTTGAGCCAAAAGTCGGCGGAAAATTCCGCGAAGCCTGGGAAGACGACGAGGGCAATGAGCAACTCGCTTCCGGCAAAGTCCTTTCTCTTGTTCCCAACAAATCCATTACATTTACGTGGCGTGAAAAAACCTGGGATGCGAAAGCCTCCACAGAATGCTGTTATGTGATCGAAGATAAAGGTAAGACCCGCACCCTGACCGTTACTCATAAGGGCTGGGAAGTGTTTCCCGATAAGTTAAGTGCGAAACTTCAAAAAGACTTTCAACTGGGTTGGAAGTATCACATGCAGGAATTAAAAGCTTATCTTGATGATGAGGGCTAA